The following proteins are encoded in a genomic region of Nicotiana sylvestris chromosome 4, ASM39365v2, whole genome shotgun sequence:
- the LOC138889419 gene encoding uncharacterized protein produces the protein MVADALSRWAESLKSLAYLPASERPMAIDFQALASQFVRLDLSEPSRILACVVFRSYLFDRIKEWQYDDPHLLVLKDKVQHGDAKDVTIGDDGVLRMQGRICVPNIDELRELILEEAHSSRYSIHSGATKMYQDLRQHYWWKWMKNDIVGFVARCLKCQQGSPEETQDLISSETPEEINEPETQVREELLISSTGDKINLNRSEIVVDKIFAYNIALNIMQYSEDLEPRSVKQFRRRSDWPKWQEEI, from the exons atggtggccgatgctttgagtcgttgGGCAGAAAGTTTgaagagtttggcttatttaccagcatcggagaggcctatggcgatagattttcaggccttagccagccagtttgtgagattggatctttcggagcccagtcggattctagcttgcgtggtttttCGCTCTtacttatttgatcgtatcaaagagtggcagtatgatgaccctcatttgcttgtcctcaaggataaggttcagcacggtgatgccaaagatgtgactattggtgatgatggggtattgaggatgcaaggtcggatttgtgtacctaaTATTGATGAACTTCGAGAattaattctagaggaggcccatagctcgcggtattccattcattcgggtgccacaaagatgtatcaggatttgaggcaacactactgGTGGAAATGGATGAAGaatgatatagttggatttgtagctcggtgcctcaaatgtcagcag ggatctcctgaagagacccaagatctgattagttctgagactcctgaagaaatcaatgaacccgagACTCAAGTGAgagaggaacttttaataagttctacTGGTGATAAGATTAATTTAAATagatctgaaatagtggtggataaaaTTTTTGCATATAATATTGCACTAAACATTATGCAatatagtgaggatcttgaacctcgatctgtcaaACAATTTCGAcgaagatctgattggccaaaatggcaagaggaaatttaa